ACATTAACAGAAGCTTGATTCAGATTTACTgccaaaacactttttaaacaaCACTCCATTAACTGCAGTTTCTGCAAAGCAACTTCTTAAAAGCTGACTTGACAATTCAATACATTTGTAGGACTCATCAAAATCAGATTGAAGGCAtttaaaaaacttaaaatatttaaaaactctGTGTGGTCCTTACCAAGGCACTTGGGTAATGTATCATTCACAATGAACCCTGAAATAATGCAGCTTCTAACACTTGTGAAGCGTCATGTGAGCCTTAAATCGTGTCTTTCGATTGAAGGTTTTTCCACAAACATCACAGCCAAACGgtctctctcctgtgtggatcGTAACGTGACTCTTCAGATACTCCTGCCGGTAGAACCGTTTTCCACAAAAATCGCACCCGAACGGTTTTTCTCCAGTGTGCCGTCTGGTGTGCTCATCAAAATGCTTCTTCTGGCTGAAGCTGCTGGCACAGAAGTTACACTGATAAGgtttctctccagtgtggattcTGATGTGTGCCTTGAGATGAGTCTGTTGGCTAAATTGCTTTCCACAAAACTTACACCCAAACGGTTTTTCCCCTGTGTGAGTTCTCATGTGTGTCCTCAGAACACCCTGCTGTCTATACTTTTTACCGCAGACGTCGCAGCTGAATGGTTTCTCCCCCGTGTGCACTCTCAGGTGACTCCGCAAGTTCCCCTCCTGTGCAAACCTCTCACCACAGACGTCACAACCAAAGGGTCTTTCTCCCGTGTGGGTCCTCATGTGTGTTTTAACGTGCATTTTGCGAGTGAACTTTTTACCACAAATATCACAGCTGAACGGCTTCTTTTGTGGGTAGAGTCTTATGTAAGGCTGCTGCGTAAACCTTTCAGTGTTAACACTGTTAGGAAAGTGAGGCACAGGCGTCTCCTTCTGATCTCCATCGCTGGTTTTTGTTTCAGGTCCAGGAGAGGATAAAGGTTCCTGCCAATCATCATCGCCGTCACTGATGTCAGTTTCAGAAGAATCAGAAGCGTTTCCATTTGCTTTCAGCTCTGCACAAATCTTTAGATTTGGGTTTCCAGCTGGTTCTGCTCCTGGATAGTCCTCTCCATCAGTTTCTGCTTTTATCCGATTAGTCTCTCTGTTGTAGTCATGTTGGTTCTGGTGGAGATCTGAAGTCTGAGttttctcatcatcatcattttcagTCTTCACAGTGGCAACAGCGAATGAGAACCTGGTGTTATCAGCTTCCTCCGACCCGTTAAGCTGCTCTCCCCCCACACTGGTCAGGAGTTCTTCCTGTTCCTCCTTTATTTGGAGGATCTCCTGGTGCCGATGGTCCACACCGAAGCTCCAGTCAAAGGGAATTTCTTCTTTAATCACCAAAACCTTCTGGACATCAGGTGGCACtactgaaacacacagacatggacAGTTGTGTAATTAACTGAACTATTTTAAAGGAAACTAACTTTTTGCTCCTCAATTTAAAAggacattctttttttttctgctactCCTTTATTTCCCGAAGGGTCTCCACAGTGGAGTTTGCAGTTTATCTGGGTTTGGTAAAAGTACTAAGAGCACACTAGTTGGTGCTCTAAGGTTTGTCTCCTTCCAGCCTCAAGATGGGGATCTTTCACATGACAGCCAAACCACTACATCATGAAGCCATGGGTGCATGAGACACACATGGTGGAAATTAAGCTATTAAGAAACATGCAGTTTTACAAATACTGGAATAAATATTAGAGGCAGTGGATGCTGCTTATAACCAAAAGTATAAATGTTTCAAAAATGTATTTCGGGAAAGTAAGAGAGAACATCATCATCAGCAAACTGATAACAGTATTGCAGTTTTCCTATTAAGAAGTAATAATTAGGCTGGAAGCATGTGGTTAGCTGTTGTGGTATGACTTACATTTCTACAGCTCAACAAGTAAATATTTAGAGCTAATCCTTCCGTCAGCCAAGatgttcaaatcaaatca
Above is a genomic segment from Maylandia zebra isolate NMK-2024a linkage group LG8, Mzebra_GT3a, whole genome shotgun sequence containing:
- the LOC105941253 gene encoding uncharacterized protein LOC105941253 isoform X1, which produces MNTVEYLQQQNHESLLSEKNPEMKFHAVLQQDKEGVNQTAVVPPDVQKVLVIKEEIPFDWSFGVDHRHQEILQIKEEQEELLTSVGGEQLNGSEEADNTRFSFAVATVKTENDDDEKTQTSDLHQNQHDYNRETNRIKAETDGEDYPGAEPAGNPNLKICAELKANGNASDSSETDISDGDDDWQEPLSSPGPETKTSDGDQKETPVPHFPNSVNTERFTQQPYIRLYPQKKPFSCDICGKKFTRKMHVKTHMRTHTGERPFGCDVCGERFAQEGNLRSHLRVHTGEKPFSCDVCGKKYRQQGVLRTHMRTHTGEKPFGCKFCGKQFSQQTHLKAHIRIHTGEKPYQCNFCASSFSQKKHFDEHTRRHTGEKPFGCDFCGKRFYRQEYLKSHVTIHTGERPFGCDVCGKTFNRKTRFKAHMTLHKC
- the LOC105941253 gene encoding uncharacterized protein LOC105941253 isoform X2, with product MNTVEYLQQQNHESLLSEKNPEMKFHAVLQQDKEGVNQTAVPPDVQKVLVIKEEIPFDWSFGVDHRHQEILQIKEEQEELLTSVGGEQLNGSEEADNTRFSFAVATVKTENDDDEKTQTSDLHQNQHDYNRETNRIKAETDGEDYPGAEPAGNPNLKICAELKANGNASDSSETDISDGDDDWQEPLSSPGPETKTSDGDQKETPVPHFPNSVNTERFTQQPYIRLYPQKKPFSCDICGKKFTRKMHVKTHMRTHTGERPFGCDVCGERFAQEGNLRSHLRVHTGEKPFSCDVCGKKYRQQGVLRTHMRTHTGEKPFGCKFCGKQFSQQTHLKAHIRIHTGEKPYQCNFCASSFSQKKHFDEHTRRHTGEKPFGCDFCGKRFYRQEYLKSHVTIHTGERPFGCDVCGKTFNRKTRFKAHMTLHKC